A portion of the Pseudomonas synxantha BG33R genome contains these proteins:
- the secE gene encoding preprotein translocase subunit SecE, giving the protein MTPKAEAQSSRFDLFKWLAVVALVVVGVVGNQYYSASPILYRVLALLALAAVAAFVGLQTAKGKSFAVLVKEARTEIRKVVWPTRQETTQTTLIVVAVVLVMALLLWGLDSLLGWLVSLIVG; this is encoded by the coding sequence ATGACTCCTAAGGCTGAAGCTCAAAGCTCTCGTTTCGATCTGTTCAAGTGGCTCGCTGTAGTCGCCTTGGTGGTCGTAGGCGTTGTTGGCAATCAGTACTATTCTGCTTCGCCGATCCTGTACCGTGTCCTCGCATTGCTCGCCCTCGCTGCTGTAGCTGCCTTTGTAGGCCTGCAGACTGCCAAAGGCAAGTCTTTCGCGGTCCTGGTGAAGGAAGCTCGCACCGAAATTCGTAAAGTCGTTTGGCCGACTCGCCAAGAAACCACGCAGACCACATTGATTGTTGTGGCTGTTGTTCTGGTTATGGCGTTGCTGTTGTGGGGGCTCGATTCCCTGCTCGGCTGGCTTGTTTCCTTGATTGTTGGCTAA